Proteins encoded in a region of the Pseudomonas shahriarae genome:
- a CDS encoding glycosyltransferase, whose translation MSSRKFGLNLVVVLAIAALFTGFWALINRPVTTPNWPQQISGFSYSPFQQGQYPQKDQYPTDEQMRQDLAIMSKLTDNIRTYSVDGPLGNIPKLAEEFGLRVTLGIWISPDLERNEREIQRAIEIANSSRSVVRVVVGNEAIFRKEITPEELIVLLDRVRAAVKVPVTTSEQWHIWEHNPQLGKHVDLIAAHVLPYWEHVPMAQAGQFVLDRAKDLKKTFPKKPLLLSEVGWPSNGRMRGGADASPADQAIYLRTLVNKLNRQGYNYFVIEAFDQPWKASDEGSVGAYWGVFDAARQQKFNFEGPVVAIPQWRVLAIGSVVLALLSLTLLMIDGSSLRQRGRTFLTFIAFLCGSVLVWIGYDYSQQYSTWFSLTVGFLLALGAMGVFIVLLTEAHELAEAVWTHKRRREFLPVEGDSDYRPKVSIHVPCYNEPPEMVKQTLDALAALDYPDYEVLIIDNNTKDPAVWEPVRDYCLTLGPRFKFFHVAPLAGFKGGALNYLIPHTAKDAEVIAVIDSDYCVSPNWLKHMVPHFADPKIAVVQSPQDYRDQNESTFKKLCYAEYKGFFHIGMVTRNDRDAIIQHGTMTMTRRSVLEELGWADWCICEDAELGLRVFEKGLSAAYYHTSYGKGLMPDTFIDFKKQRFRWAYGAIQIIKRHTASLLRGKDTELTRGQRYHFLAGWLPWVADGMNIFFTVGALLWSAAMIIVPTRVDPPLLIFAIPPLALFVFKVGKIIFLYRRAVGVNLKDAFCAALAGLALSHTIAKAVLYGFFTTSIPFFRTPKNADNHGFWVAISEAREEMFIMLLLWGAALGIYLVQGLPSNDMRFWVVMLLVQSLPYVAALIMAFLSSLPKPAAVAEPATAA comes from the coding sequence ATGTCATCGCGTAAATTTGGACTCAACCTGGTGGTGGTGCTGGCAATTGCCGCGCTGTTCACCGGTTTCTGGGCGCTGATCAACCGCCCGGTCACTACCCCCAACTGGCCTCAGCAGATTTCCGGGTTTTCTTACTCGCCGTTCCAGCAGGGCCAGTACCCGCAAAAAGACCAGTACCCGACCGACGAACAAATGCGTCAGGACCTTGCGATCATGAGCAAGCTGACGGACAACATTCGGACCTATTCGGTCGACGGCCCCCTGGGGAATATCCCCAAGCTGGCGGAAGAGTTCGGCCTGCGTGTGACCCTGGGGATCTGGATCAGCCCGGACCTTGAGCGCAACGAGCGCGAAATCCAGCGGGCCATCGAGATCGCCAACAGTTCGCGCAGCGTGGTGCGTGTGGTGGTCGGCAACGAGGCCATCTTCCGCAAGGAGATCACCCCCGAGGAGCTGATTGTCCTGCTGGACCGGGTGCGCGCCGCCGTCAAAGTGCCAGTGACTACCTCCGAGCAGTGGCACATCTGGGAACACAACCCGCAACTGGGCAAGCATGTCGACCTGATCGCCGCGCACGTTCTGCCGTACTGGGAACATGTGCCGATGGCCCAGGCCGGGCAATTCGTCCTCGACCGGGCCAAGGACCTGAAGAAGACCTTCCCGAAAAAGCCACTGCTGCTGTCGGAAGTCGGCTGGCCGAGCAATGGCCGCATGCGCGGTGGCGCGGACGCCTCCCCGGCTGACCAGGCCATTTACCTGCGCACTCTGGTCAACAAGCTTAACCGCCAGGGCTACAACTACTTCGTGATCGAAGCCTTCGACCAACCCTGGAAAGCCAGTGACGAAGGCTCGGTGGGCGCCTACTGGGGCGTGTTCGACGCTGCGCGCCAGCAGAAATTCAACTTTGAAGGGCCGGTCGTGGCGATTCCGCAATGGCGGGTGCTGGCCATCGGCTCGGTGGTGTTGGCACTGCTGTCGCTGACCTTGCTGATGATCGACGGCTCGTCCCTGCGCCAGCGTGGCCGTACCTTCCTGACCTTCATCGCGTTCCTGTGCGGCTCGGTGCTGGTCTGGATCGGCTATGACTACAGCCAGCAATACAGCACGTGGTTCAGCCTGACCGTGGGCTTCTTGCTCGCGCTAGGTGCCATGGGCGTGTTTATCGTGTTGCTGACCGAGGCCCATGAACTGGCGGAAGCGGTCTGGACCCACAAACGCCGGCGTGAATTCCTGCCGGTTGAAGGGGATTCGGACTACCGCCCGAAAGTCTCCATCCATGTGCCGTGCTACAACGAGCCGCCGGAAATGGTCAAACAGACCCTCGACGCCCTGGCCGCCCTCGATTACCCGGACTACGAAGTCCTGATCATCGACAACAACACCAAGGACCCGGCGGTGTGGGAACCGGTACGCGACTACTGCCTGACCCTGGGCCCGCGCTTCAAGTTCTTCCACGTCGCGCCCCTGGCTGGCTTCAAGGGTGGCGCGCTGAACTACCTGATTCCGCACACCGCCAAGGATGCCGAAGTGATCGCGGTGATCGACTCGGACTACTGTGTGTCGCCTAACTGGCTCAAGCACATGGTGCCGCACTTCGCCGACCCGAAAATCGCCGTGGTGCAATCGCCCCAGGATTACCGGGACCAGAACGAAAGCACCTTCAAGAAGCTCTGCTACGCCGAATATAAAGGCTTCTTCCATATCGGCATGGTCACCCGCAACGACCGCGACGCGATCATCCAGCACGGCACCATGACCATGACCCGCCGCTCGGTGCTCGAAGAACTGGGCTGGGCCGACTGGTGCATCTGTGAAGACGCCGAGCTGGGCCTACGGGTATTCGAGAAAGGTCTGTCGGCTGCGTACTACCACACCAGCTACGGCAAGGGCCTGATGCCCGATACCTTTATCGACTTCAAGAAACAGCGGTTCCGCTGGGCCTATGGCGCGATCCAGATCATCAAGCGCCACACCGCCAGCCTGCTGCGCGGCAAGGACACCGAGCTGACCCGTGGCCAGCGCTACCACTTCCTCGCGGGCTGGTTGCCGTGGGTAGCGGACGGCATGAACATCTTCTTCACCGTCGGTGCCCTGTTGTGGTCGGCGGCGATGATCATTGTGCCGACCCGGGTCGACCCGCCGTTGCTGATCTTCGCAATCCCGCCGTTGGCGCTGTTTGTGTTCAAGGTCGGCAAGATCATCTTCCTCTACCGCCGCGCCGTTGGTGTGAACCTCAAGGATGCGTTCTGCGCAGCCCTGGCCGGGTTAGCGTTGTCCCATACCATCGCCAAGGCAGTGCTGTATGGCTTCTTCACCACCAGTATTCCGTTCTTTCGTACACCGAAAAACGCGGATAACCACGGCTTCTGGGTAGCGATTTCCGAAGCCCGCGAAGAGATGTTCATTATGTTGCTGCTGTGGGGCGCGGCGCTGGGGATCTACCTGGTGCAGGGCCTGCCAAGCAATGACATGCGCTTCTGGGTGGTGATGCTGCTGGTGCAATCACTGCCGTATGTGGCGGCGCTGATCATGGCGTTCCTGTCGTCACTGCCGAAACCGGCAGCGGTGGCGGAGCCCGCGACGGCCGCGTAA